A window of the Henckelia pumila isolate YLH828 chromosome 3, ASM3356847v2, whole genome shotgun sequence genome harbors these coding sequences:
- the LOC140892121 gene encoding DExH-box ATP-dependent RNA helicase DExH12-like encodes MAHQGGGGGGGGGGGGGGGGAEAHARFKQYEYRANSSLVLTTDSRPRDTHEPTGEPESLWGKIDPKLFGDRAYRDKPPELEEKLNKSKKKKDREPAFDAPTQPRSKRRRLQEESVLTSSDEGVYQPKTKETRAAYEAMLSVIQQQLGGQPLNIVSAAADEILAVLKSDNVKNPDKKKEIEKLLNPIPNHTFDQLVSYGRLITDYEDGGDAGDAAVNGDNGLDDDVGVAVEFEENEEEEEESDLDMVPEDEEDDDDIAEVDGSGAMQMGGGIDDDDRQDANEGLNLNVQDIDAYWLQRNISQAYGQQIDPQQSQNLAEEVLKILAEGDDREVETKLLVHLQFDKFSLIKYLLRNRLKIVWCTRLARAEDQDKRKEIEEEMMELGADHISILDQLHATRATAKERQKNMEKSIREEARRLKDESGGDGERQRHKLVDRDADGDWLKGQRQLLDLESLAFNQGGLLMANKKCELPGGSCKYHRKGYDEVHVPALKPMPLAAGEELVQISNMPDWAQPAFKGMTHLNRIQSKVYDTALFSAENILLCAPTGAGKTNVAMLTMLKQIALHMNDDGSIDHSNYKIVYVAPMKALVAEVVGNLSNRLQHYGVKVKELSGDQSLSRQQIEETQIIVTTPEKWDIITRKSGDRTYTQLVKLLIIDEIHLLHDNRGPVLESIIARTVRQVETTREHIRLVGLSATLPNFEDVAVFLRVNLKKGLFHFDNSYRPVPLAQQYIGIKVKKPLQRFQLMNDVCYDKVIDVAGKHQVLIFVHSRKETTKTARAIRDAALAKDTVGKFLKEDSASREILQSHTELVKSSDLKDLLPYGFAIHHAGMVRADRQIVEELFGDGHVQVLVSTATLAWGVNLPAHTVIIKGTQIYNPEKGAWTELSPLDVMQMLGRAGRPQYDSYGEGIIITGHNELKYYLSLMNQQLPIESQFISKLADQLNAEIVLGTVQNAREACKWLLYTYLFVRMVRNPTLYGLAPDILTRDGNLEERRADLIHSAATILDKNNLVKYDRKSGYFQVTDLGRIASYYYITHGTISTYNEHLKPTMGDIELCRLFSLSEEFKYVTVRQDEKMELAKLLDRVPIPIKESLEEPSAKINVLLQAYISQLKLEGLSLTSDMVFITQSAGRLMRALFEIVLKRGWAQLTEKALKLCKMVSKRMWSVQTPLRQFHGIPNEILMKLEKKDLSWARYYDLSSQEIGELIRFPKMGRTLHKFIHQFPKLNLAAQVQPITRSILRVELTITPDFQWDDKVHGYVEPFWVIVEDNDGEYILHHEYFMLKKQYIDEDHTLNFTVPIYEPLPPQYFINVVSDRWLGSQTVLPVSFRHLILPEKYPPPTELLDLQPLPVTALRNPAYEALYQQFKHFNPVQTQVFTILYNSDDNVLVAAPTGSGKTICAEFAVLRNHQKGSDSVMRAVYIAPLEALAKERYHDWKKKFGEGLGMKVVELTGETATDLKLLEKGNIVISTPEKWDALSRRWKQRKYVQQVSLFIIDELHLIGGQGGPILEIIVSRMRYIASQVENKIRIVALSTSLANTKDLGEWIGASSHGLFNFPPGVRPVPLEIHIQGIDIVNFEARMQAMTKPTYTAVVQHAKNGKPAIVFVPTRKHARLTAVDLMTYSNMESEEKSMFLLKSIEELEPFVSRIREPALRETVRFGVGYLHEGITGTDQDIVKTLFETGWIQVCVMSSSMCWGVSLSAHLVVVMGTQYYDGRESAHSDYPVTDLLQMMGRASRPLVDNSGKCVILCHAPRKEYYKKFLYEAFPVESHLHHYLHDNLNAEVVVGVIQNKQDAVDYITWTFMYRRLAQNPNYYNLQGVSHRHLSDHLSELVESTLSDLEASKCVAVEDEFLLSPLNLGMIASYYYISYTTIERFSSSLSSKTKLKGLLEILASASEYEQLPIRPGEEEVIRKLINHQRFSFESPKFTDPHVKANALLQAHFSRQMIAGNMVADQQEVLIYASRLLQAMVDVISSSGWLSLALLTMEVSQMVTQGMWERDSMLLQLPHFTKDLTKRCQENPERSIETVFDLVEMEDDERRELLQMSDSQLMDIAKFCNRFPNIDLTYEVQDSDNIGAGEDVSVHVTLERDLEGRSEVGPVDALRYPKAKEEGWWLVVGDTKTNQLLAIKRVALQRKSRVKLDFAAPTEAGKKAYTLYFMCDSYLGCDQEYSFTVDVKEAGAMEDDS; translated from the exons ATGGCACATCagggtggtggtggtggtggaggtggtggtggtggtggtggtggtggtggtgctGAGGCGCACGCCAGGTTCAAGCAATACGAGTATCGAGCCAACTCAAGCCTTGTCCTCACTACTGACTCTCGCCCTCGTGACACCCATGAGCCTACTGGGGAGCCAGAATCTCTCTGGGGGAAGATTGATCCGAAATTGTTCGGTGACAGAGCTTACAGGGATAAACCCCCCGAGTTGGAGGAGAAACTTAACAAGTCCAAGAAGAAAAAGGACCGGGAGCCTGCTTTTGATGCTCCTACTCAGCCGAGGAGTAAGAGGAGGCGACTTCAAGAGGAGAGTGTCCTAACTTCCTCTGATGAAGGTGTTTACCAGCCCAAGACTAAGGAGACAAGGGCTGCTTATGAAGCCATGCTTAGTGTTATTCAGCAGCAGTTGGGCGGGCAGCCtttgaatattgtcagtgctGCTGCGGATGAGATCTTAGCAGTTCTTAAGAGTGATAATGTCAAGAATCCTGACAAGAAAAAGGAGATCGAGAAGTTACTGAACCCTATACCAAACCATACTTTTGATCAGCTAGTATCCTACGGGAGGCTCATTACTGATTACGAGGATGGCGGAGATGCTGGTGATGCTGCTGTTAATGGTGACAATGGTCTCGATGACGATGTTGGTGTTGCTGTTGAGTTTGAGGAGAAtgaagaggaagaggaagagaGTGATCTTGATATGGTACCTGAGGATGAagaggatgatgatgatattgCAGAAGTGGATGGTTCTGGTGCTATGCAGATGGGTGGTGGCATTGATGACGATGATAGGCAGGATGCAAATGAGGGACTGAACTTAAATGTTCAAGATATTGATGCTTATTGGCTTCAGCGAAATATCTCGCAGGCTTATGGCCAGCAGATTGATCCGCAGCAAAGCCAGAATCTCGCTGAAGAGGTTCTAAAGATTCTCGCCGAAGGTGATGACCGTGAAGTTGAGACCAAGCTGTTGGTGCATCTgcaatttgataaatttagtctcattaaatatttattgagGAACCGATTGAAAATTGTATGGTGTACTCGCTTGGCAAGGGCAGAAGATCAAGACAAAAGAAAGGAGATAGAAGAGGAAATGATGGAGCTGGGGGCGGATCACATTTCAATCCTGGATCAGTTACATGCCACCAGGGCAACTGCAAAAGAGAGGCAGAAGAACATGGAGAAAAGTATCAGGGAGGAGGCTCGTAGGCTGAAGGATGAATCCGGTGGCGATGGTGAGCGCCAGCGTCATAAGCTAGTCGATAGAGATGCCGATGGTGATTGGTTGAAGGGGCAGCGGCAATTGCTTGATCTTGAAAGCCTTGCCTTTAATCAAGGTGGGCTGTTGATGGCCAATAAGAAGTGTGAGCTTCCTGGGGGTTCTTGTAAATATCATAGAAAGGGGTACGACGAAGTTCATGTCCCAGCTTTAAAGCCGATGCCATTGGCTGCAGGCGAAGAACTTGTGCAGATCTCTAACATGCCAGACTGGGCACAGCCAGCTTTCAAAGGAATGACCCATTTGAACAGGATCCAGAGTAAAGTTTATGATACTGCACTATTCTCTGCAGAAAATATCTTGCTATGTGCTCCCACTGGGGCTGGGAAAACAAATGTCGCCATGCTCACCATGCTTAAACAGATTGCATTGCATATGAATGATGATGGATCCATTGATCATAGCAATTATAAAATTGTCTATGTTGCACCGATGAAGGCACTGGTTGCCGAGGTGGTTGGTAATCTTTCCAATCGACTACAGCATTATGGTGTCAAGGTGAAAGAACTGAGTGGAGACCAGTCATTGAGTCGCCAGCAAATTGAAGAGACTCAGATAATAGTGACAACCCCTGAGAAGTGGGATATCATTACTAGAAAATCTGGTGATCGCACGTATACACAGCTTGTGAAGCTTCTCATTATTGATGAGATTCATCTTCTGCATGACAATAGAGGCCCTGTCCTAGAAAGTATCATTGCAAGAACTGTGCGGCAAGTTGAAACGACCCGGGAGCACATTCGTTTGGTTGGGCTATCAGCTACACTTCCAAATTTTGAAGATGTTGCTGTATTTTTGCGTGTCAACTTAAAGAAGGGACTATTCCATTTTGATAATAGCTACAGGCCGGTGCCTCTGGCTCAGCAGTATATTGGAATCAAAGTAAAGAAGCCATTGCAGAGATTCCAGTTGATGAATGATGTATGTTATGATAAGGTGATAGATGTTGCTGGAAAGCATCAAGTGCTCATCTTTGTGCACTCAAGAAAGGAAACTACTAAAACTGCCCGCGCTATTCGTGATGCAGCCCTTGCTAAGGACACTGTCGGTAAATTCTTGAAAGAAGATAGTGCAAGCCGTGAAATTCTTCAGTCTCACACGGAGCTGGTGAAGAGCAGTGACCTCAAGGACCTATTGCCATATGGCTTTGCAATTCATCACGCAGGGATGGTTAGAGCTGATCGTCAGATTGTTGAGGAACTTTTTGGAGATGGACATGTACAAGTCTTGGTTTCAACTGCGACTCTAGCCTGGGGTGTCAATTTACCTGCTCATACTGTGATAATTAAAGGCACTCAAATCTACAATCCTGAGAAAGGAGCATGGACAGAATTAAGCCCTCTAGATGTCATGCAGATGCTTGGTCGAGCTGGAAGACCTCAATATGATTCGTATGGTGAAGGAATAATTATTACTGGCCATAACGAACTTAAGTACTATCTGTCTTTGATGAATCAGCAGCTTCCTATTGAAAGTCAATTCATATCTAAATTGGCTGATCAATTGAATGCCGAAATTGTCCTAGGAACTGTGCAGAATGCCAGAGAAGCTTGTAAATGGCTCTTGTACACTTACCTTTTTGTACGAATGGTACGGAATCCAACATTATATGGTTTGGCACCTGATATTCTCACTAGAGATGGAAATTTGGAGGAAAGAAGAGCTGATCTG ATTCATTCAGCAGCTACAATATTGGACAAGAATAATCTGGTGAAGTATGATAGAAAGAGTGGATATTTCCAGGTCACCGATTTGGGTCGTATTGCCAGTTATTACTATATAACTCATGGAACGATATCCACGTATAACGAGCATTTGAAGCCAACAATGGGTGATATTGAACTTTGTCGCCTATTTTCTCTCAGTGAAGAGTTCAAATATGTAACTGTGAGACAAGATGAGAAGATGGAATTAGCAAAGCTTTTAGACCGAGTCCCTATTCCAATCAAAGAGAGTCTTGAGGAGCCTAGTGCTAAGATCAATGTGCTGCTTCAAGCGTATATTTCGCAGCTGAAGCTCGAAGGGTTGTCATTAACCTCGGACATGGTTTTTATTACACAG AGTGCTGGACGTCTGATGCGAGCCCTGTTTGAGATAGTTCTGAAAAGAGGATGGGCTCAGTTGACTGAGAAGGCTTTAAAATTGTGCAAAATGGTAAGCAAGAGGATGTGGAGCGTCCAGACACCACTTCGCCAGTTTCATGGTATTCCAAATGAAATTTTAATGAAGTTGGAAAAGAAAGATCTGTCTTGGGCAAGGTACTATGACCTCTCTTCACAGGAGATTGGAGAACTTATTCGTTTTCCTAAGATGGGAAGAACTCTTCATAAGTTTATTCATCAGTTTCCGAAGCTTAACCTTGCAGCACAAGTTCAACCAATAACCCGCTCTATATTGAGGGTTGAACTAACCATTACTCCCGATTTCCAGTGGGATGACAAAGTTCATGGGTATGTGGAACCCTTTTGGGTCATTGTCGAGGATAATGATGGCGAGTATATTCTTCACCACGAATATTTCATGTTGAAGAAGCAGTATATTGATGAAGATCACACACTGAATTTCACAGTTCCTATTTATGAACCACTACCTCCTCAGTACTTCATCAATGTTGTGTCCGATAGATGGTTGGGATCGCAGACTGTTCTGCCTGTTTCATTTAGGCACCTTATTTTGCCTGAAAAATATCCTCCCCCTACAGAATTACTGGATTTGCAACCCCTTCCTGTGACAGCATTGAGAAACCCGGCTTATGAAGCCCTCTATCAACAATTCAAGCATTTCAATCCCGTCCAGACCCAGGTTTTCACAATCTTGTATAATTCAGATGATAATGTGTTGGTTGCTGCTCCTACTGGTAGTGGGAAAACCATCTGTGCTGAATTTGCTGTTCTAAGGAATCATCAGAAAGGATCTGATAGTGTCATGCGTGCTGTCTATATTGCTCCTCTTGAAGCTCTTGCAAAGGAACGGTATCATGATTGGAAGAAGAAGTTTGGAGAGGGACTTGGAATGAAGGTCGTTGAGTTAACTGGTGAGACTGCAACTGACTTGAAACTCCTGGAGAAGGGTAATATAGTTATCAGCACTCCTGAGAAATGGGATGCTTTATCTCGCCGATGGAAACAACGGAAATATGTTCAGCAGGTTAGCCTTTTTATTATTGATGAACTCCATTTGATCGGGGGTCAAGGTGGCCCTATCTTAGAGATTATTGTCTCGAGAATGAGATATATTGCTAGTCAGGTGGAGAACAAAATCCGTATTGTGGCGTTGTCAACATCTCTTGCAAATACCAAGGATTTAGGAGAATGGATTGGTGCTTCCTCTCATGGGCTTTTCAATTTTCCTCCCGGTGTGAGGCCCGTGCCTCTGGAAATTCACATCCAGGGTATTGACATTGTTAATTTTGAAGCAAGGATGCAAGCTATGACTAAGCCTACATACACTGCAGTTGTACAGCATGCTAAGAATGGAAAACCTGCAATTGTCTTTGTTCCTACCAGGAAACATGCCCGTCTCACTGCTGTGGATCTCATGACATATTCTAACATGGAGAGTGAGGAAAAATCAATGTtcttattgaaatctattgaaGAGCTGGAGCCTTTTGTTAGCAGGATTAGGGAACCTGCATTGAGGGAGACAGTTCGGTTTGGTGTAGGCTATTTGCACGAGGGTATAACTGGCACAGATCAAGATATAGTGAAGACACTGTTTGAAACAGGATGGATTCAAGTCTGTGTGATGAGCAGTTCAATGTGTTGGGGAGTCTCGTTGTCAGCGCATCTGGTGGTGGTTATGGGAACTCAGTATTATGATGGCAGGGAGAGTGCTCACTCGGATTACCCAGTCACTGATTTATTGCAGATGATGGGTCGTGCCAGTCGACCTCTTGTGGATAACTCTGGAAAATGTGTCATTCTTTGTCATGCTCCGCGGAAAGAATATTACAAGAAATTCTTGTATGAAGCTTTCCCTGTGGAAAGCCATCTACATCATTATTTGCATGATAATCTGAACGCAGAGGTTGTGGTTGGAGTGATTCAAAACAAACAAGATGCCGTGGACTACATCACTTGGACATTTATGTACAGAAGGCTCGCTCAGAATCCGAACTACTATAATCTCCAGGGTGTTAGTCACAGACACCTGTCAGATCATCTCTCCGAACTTGTGGAAAGCACACTCAGCGATCTAGAAGCAAGTAAATGTGTTGCCGTAGAGGATGAATTTTTGCTGTCACCATTGAATCTTGGCATGATTGCTTCTTATTATTACATCAGTTATACTACAATTGAGCGTTTTAGTTCGTCTCTGTCTTCCAAAACAAAGTTGAAGGGTCTACTGGAAATATTAGCTTCAGCTTCAGAATATGAACAACTTCCAATACGGCCTGGAGAAGAAGAGGTGATAAGAAAACTGATCAATCACCAACGATTCTCCTTTGAAAGCCCAAAATTCACGGATCCACATGTGAAGGCAAATGCTCTGCTGCAAGCTCACTTCTCTAGGCAAATGATTGCTGGAAATATGGTTGCTGACCAGCAAGAGGTCCTAATTTATGCTTCTAGGCTACTTCAAGCCATGGTTGATGTTATTTCCAGCAGTGGATGGCTTAGCCTGGCCCTCCTGACCATGGAAGTAAGTCAGATGGTGACACAGGGAATGTGGGAGCGTGATTCGATGCTCCTCCAACTTCCCCATTTCACGAAAGACTTGACAAAGAGGTGTCAGGAAAATCCTGAGAGGAGTATCGAGACCGTCTTTGATCTGGTGGAAATGGAGGATGACGAAAGGCGAGAACTCCTGCAGATGTCAGACTCACAGTTGATGGATATTGCGAAGTTCTGCAACCGCTTCCCAAACATTGATTTGACCTACGAGGTGCAGGATAGTGATAATATAGGAGCTGGAGAAGACGTCAGTGTTCATGTAACTCTTGAGAGAGATCTTGAAGGACGGTCAGAGGTTGGACCTGTAGATGCCCTTAGATATCCTAAAGcaaaagaagaaggatggtggCTGGTTGTTGGTGATACTAAAACTAATCAGCTACTTGCTATTAAAAGAGTTGCTCTCCAAAGGAAGTCCAGGGTCAAACTAGATTTTGCTGCTCCTACAGAAGCTGGCAAGAAAGCATACACACTCTATTTTATGTGTGATTCTTATTTGGGCTGTGATCAAGAGTATAGCTTCACGGTCGATGTTAAGGAAGCAGGAGCTATGGAAGATGACAGTTAA
- the LOC140890116 gene encoding uncharacterized protein, which yields MLDAAAGGNLLRKSSEDGYELIEEIATSSYHPQSERSGARKSTGIHQVEAFTSVAAQLEVMNKRIEELSVGHSAMRVQEVWCEKCGAEHFTKDCQTFSQPEGVMASHMGNQNRPRNDPFLNSYNTGWRQHPNFSWGGQNNKPYGNQNYSRHPHEEKSSLEQMMQKFISSTETRMQNQDASIKNLENQIGQLAKSISSRDQGTLPSDTEKNPKEQVKAIELRSGKTVEPEQKSEKEPETGTSKKTSGKSSISTPPPTSQSKIVMPPPFPAALKKAKLDSQFGKFLEVFKKLNINIPFADALMQMPSYAKFLKEILSNKRKLEEHAMISLTENCSALFHKALCDLGASINLMPYSVFRKVSLGEPKSTRMSLQLAYRSIKYPRGIIEDVLVKVDKFIFPVDFVVLDMEEDLDMPLILGRPFLVTGKELIDVQKGELLLRVGEEKISFDVFNALKFSQNNEECFQLDVVDSLLFDYVQDNFQEPLEVALVSEQLGDLSDGVEEMTAYLNDNQSWRRGGKLRLEDLGDRKDLVLQKPSIEEPPTVELKPLPIHLKYMFLGENDKLPVIISSSLTGEMEDKLMEVLKKHKSVFA from the exons atgttagatgcagctgcaGGTGGGAATCTACTGCGAAAGTCGTCGGAGGATGGTTATGAATTAATCGAGGAAATTGCAACCAGTAGCTATCATCCTCAATCTGAAAGGAGTGGGGCCCGGAAATCAACTGGAATTCATCAAGTTGAAGCATTCACATCTGTGGCTGCTCAACTTGAAGTCATGAACAAAAGGATCGAGGAACTGAGTGTAGGACATTCGGCAATGCGAGTGCAAGAAGTATGGTGTGAAAAATGCGGTGCAGAGCATTTCACGAAAGATTGTCAAACATTCTCTCAACCAGAGGGAGTTATGGCAAGCCACATGGGAAATCAGAATCGCCCCAGGAATGACCCATTTTTGAATTCATACAATACAGGGTGGAGACAACATCCGAATTTTTCATGGGGTGGACAGAATAATAAGCCGTATGGAAATCAGAATTACAGCAGGCATCCTCACGAGGAGAAATCAAGCTTGGAGCAGATGATGCAGAAATTTATATCATCTACTGAAACCCGTATGCAGAATCAAGATGCATCGATCAAAAATCTGGAGAATCAAATAGGTCAATTGGCCAAATCAATTTCCAGCAGAGATCAGGGTACTTTGCCAAGCGACACTGAGAAGAATCCGAAGGAACAGGTGAAAGCAATTGAATTAAGAAGTGGAAAGACGGTCGAGCCTGAACAAAAAAGCGAGAAAGAGCCCGAAACGGGTACATCAAAAAAAACTTCAGGTAAGTCATCTATCTCAACACCCCCACCCACTTCACAATCAAAAATTGTTATGCCACCACCTTTTCCTGCAGCTCTTAAGAAGGCCAAGCTAGACTCTCAGTTTGGTAAATTTTTagaagtgttcaagaaattgaacATCAATATACCCTTCGCCGATGCACTGATGCAAATGCCAAGCTATGCGAAATTCTTGAAGGAAATCCTCTCTAACAAGAGGAAATTGGAGGAGCATGCAATGATAAGTCTGACAGAAAATTGCTCGGCACTG TTTCATAAGGCTTTGTGTGATTTGGGtgcaagtataaatttaatgccttacTCTGTTTTCAGGAAAGTGAGCTTGGGAGAACCAAAGTCCACCAGAATGTCTTTACAACTGGCGTACAGGTCCATCAAATATCCACGGGGGATTATCGAGGACGTGCTTGTGAAAGTggacaaattcatcttccccgTGGACTTCGTGGTGTTAGATATGGAAGAAGATCTGGACATGCCACTCATCTTGGGAAGACCTTTCCTGGTAACAGGAAAAGAACTTATAGATGTACAGAAGGGAGAGCTGTTGTTGAGAGTGGGAGAGGAGAAAATTTCTTTTGACGTTTTTAATGCTTTGAAATTTTCTCAGAATAATGAAGAATGTTTTCAGTTAGATGTAGTAGACTCACTCTTATTTGATTATGTGCAGGATAATTTTCAGGAACCGTTAGAGGTTgcacttgtatctgaacagttgGGCGACCTCAGTGACGGAGTAGAAGAGATGACCGCATACTTGAATGACAACCAGTCATGGAGAAGAGGTGGAAAGCTTAGACTTGAAGACCTTGGTGATCGGAAGGATTTAGTTCTTCAGAAACCAAGCATTGAGGAACCACCTACTGTGGAATTGAAACCATTACCCATTCATCTTAAATACATGTTTTTAGGTGAGAACGATAAGTTACCTGTCATAATatcttcttctttgacaggtgagATGGAGGACAAACTAATGGAGGTGCTTAAGAAACACAAGAGTGTGTTTGCTTGA